In the Fusarium falciforme chromosome 6, complete sequence genome, TTGGCTCTGGTCCCACTCTTAGGCTATTCGGACCTTGACGCCATAGGTCGGAGTCCGAAGAGGAACATGAGAGATGAGGCAGCATAAAAGACGGGTGGACGTGGAGTATTAAAATGGAGAGGCAGTTGTTAATGtcattttaatattaggcaTTGGCTGAGAAGAGTGAAGCTGGAATGTGCCAGCCAGGCATACCCGATCTAAGCATCAGGAGGTAGGTAGTCGCAAGAGCAGTGACCAAGGTATGTTGGTTCCAATCGAATTTCAATCATATTTCAATTGAATTAGATTCGATTTTGAATCGACCTAGGGTCGAATTAGGATCGAACACCACCATCTACATAAGAACATACTGCTGTAGGGTCACCTAAACCTCGCCTCTAGAATTATCAACTATTGGTATACCTTTACACTGACAAGCCATCATCTCTCGCAAAAGCATGCAGCCACTCTTCTTCCAACAAATCAACTGTTATACTTTCTTGCTCAACCAGCATCTCACAGTCCGCCAATGGCAACGGTGGCATTGCAACAGACTCCATAATGGTATGAGCGATGCACTTGAGCTCACGCAAGATCTTTTTTGCTCGAGGCCAGATTTCTTCATAGTGTCTGAGAGTGCCGATACAAACCCGTATGCGGGATCGGGCCACGTCAGCTTCGCGAGGTCCAAGTGCAGACTTGTAGGCAACTAAGTGCGCAATAGTGCAGCACGCGATCATGCAGATGGTGAACGGGGAGATCTGAACCGCCTCGACAGGTAGGGTTATCAGGCACTGATTCTGTTTCTGAATGGCTTCCAGCAACTTCTCAAGATGCGTACGACCATCTAAAGGACTGTGTATGCCCGTTGCAGAAGCGAGtggcggaggaggcgagCCGCAGCTGGAAATGTCTTCGGCGACATTGTACCGAAGAGTGGAAAGTGGACGATGGATGTAGGTTATCGATCTAGACAGCCCTGAGTTCCTAGATATTGTACGAGTCTTCAGATAGTTCACTTACGTGTACATCATCATGTATGCCTGAAACATGAGCTGGTCTACAGTGGCAGGTTTGATACAGAGGCCACGCTTGGTAGCTGGCAACATGAGGAACCAGCCTGCTATTGTGGCCTCGAGATTATCGCAAAGAATCTCTGCTTCGGAAATGTCCTGAAATTCGTAAGACGCTCGCAATGAAGAAACGAAAATGTCGTTTGCGTCGATGAAATACGCGAAGGAAGAAAAATTCTTGTCTTCGAGAGCAAATTCTCTGTTACAGTAGTCTTGCCATGAAGGGGCACCCCGAGGTATTTCCTGAGAATGAAGTCAGAGAGTCGTTCAGTAGGATCACAAGTAAACAAACCATTAAAAAATATTCATGATCCTCACACGGAAGGCCAACATCGTAGTCGGCGCTGTTGAGAGTCGTCCTATGGTCGCGTCTGATGACAGAAAAGTTGGAGTCGACGACATATATCATCCACCACGTCCGCCTCCAGCTTTCTGCAAGCACGGGACTATAAGCCTCCACAGCATCGGCGAAAGCCTTGGCGTGCATTCCGATGCTCTTGGCTTGTTGGATTGCCTTTGTTAGAAGCTCTTCGGATGGCGCTTGCTCAGAGCACATGCTCTTTGCTAGAGACATGAGTAGAGTTGCCTGGACAGAAAAGCCATCAACCACATCAGAAGACCCTGTGTTTATATCCACAAGATGGTTTTGGTTTGATGGTGGATCGGTGTAGAATGAACCAATGTATCGCATAACCGAAATGAGTTGTTGAGCACTGGGCGTCTCAGCAGTGAGAATATCCTTAAGGGCGGCTTTCGGAAGAACAAAAGGATGACTGCAGTGAAAGCGTTGGTAATACAGGTTTAGAAGGGTATCGAATCCTGGACTGCCCCCAAAATCTGAAACTGTGGTAAAGACTCGCGGATTCGAATTCGTCTGCAAAAGCCCGCAATCCTCGAGCAGAGACTGTGTCGGTGTCGACACGCTGAGAGGGCTCTGTGATGTCGGCTTTCGAGCCCTTGACCTTCCCGTGCGGCGCGACTCGGGATATGAACAAGGTCTGGATAGGCCTTGGCATCTTGAACAGGAGGGGCTTACGGCATCACATCGTAGATGCTGATTTCGACACGGTATACATGCCAGTGAAGATCGCGTAGCTGGGCGGCGGTCCATGAGATTAATCTCGGAGTTGTGGTCTCTGATGATACATGCATGTGTCGCGGAACATCAGCCAGTTCAGTTCAGCTCGGTTTAACTCGATTTCTAATCGGCTTTAGCGTGAGTCAATGGATGAAACTTAATCCGTCCGAGACATGGCTTTATACGTAAAAAGAACTACGTATAGCATGATCCACCCTTGCTCCGTCGTCTTCGGATGTCCGAGGTTCACACTGACAGCCCTCAAccatcagcctcatcatGTTGCGCGACCCATATCACTACCTCACTTCCAAAACCTTCTTGACATCAGTTTCGAAAACACACTCGATACCCCTTTTTCCAAAAGCCCTCTCAACTACAGGAGATGaatcttcgtcgtcgtcgtagaACTTCCCAAAGCTGACCTTTTTCAGATTCGGAAACTTTTCAGGCGCATTCTCAGCCAAAGCGAGCATCACGGACATCAACTCTGGGTGGCAGTAGTCTTGCTCGTAGCTCCGGATCGAGGGCGGCAGGAACTCTACCAACCCcgtcttgtcctcgtccGGATACAGATTCGCAAAGTCGATGTACAAGGTTTCCAGCAACGTCATTCCTTTGAGGCTAGGTATGGGGGCCTCGTATAAGCCGCCCTCCCACTCCATCGGCCggatgaggaggttgatATGCCGTAGGGTATCTGCTCGAATGGGCAGGGTCCGCAGAATCTGGTATGCCGACAAACTGGTCTCGTGTGATAATACGCAAGAATGGGAGGGGTGAAGCAAGAGACGCTCCAGCTTCGGGAAACCCTCCATGAGTTTCCTAAAGCTCCCCACCTCGAGAGCGGGATCGGTGAGGTTCAGGGTCGTGAGGCTGCCGTGAGAGAGGCCTTTCGATTCCTCCACCATATAAACATTCACCGCGTTGAGCGTCTTCAGAGAGGGAGCCGCCTTCAGCACGCCATCAAGAACCATCATGTCGAGGCAGAATTTGCCCGAATAGTGGACGTTAAGCTCGACAAGACGTGGCAGAGATCCGGGTTGGGAGAATGGAAAATCGGCATTCGAACCCATGTCCATCGAGATCCGTTCCACGTTGGGAATTTGCGTAAGAATCAAGGCGGACAGAATAAGCTTGGGATTGCAGGCGAACCCATCCTTCGGGTCTTTTTCTCCAGTAGCCCAGGTTGAGGGAATATCGATCGGTTCCCCGTTTGCTCTTGTTGGATACTTTGCAACTAGGTTGTTGAAGAGGTCCTGGTCATCTGGTGCAATGACCATATTCTGCTTTTCTTCGCCACTGGGCGCAAACTTCAGGACCAAGCCTTGCACCTTTTCTTTTACATCCTCTCGCGTTGCCAGTGTGCGAGTAAGAGAAACGAGGCCACCGTCGTAGGCTAGGGGGAATCGATAGAGGATCGGCTGGGCTACGCGTCGTAGAGCCTTGCAAGTGCGACAGAGACCAGCCACGGATTTCAAAGAGGCTCGGTAACCATCGAAATTCTTGACCACTTCTTTGATTTCCTTCAActtgtcgtcgtcaaacGGGCCAATATTGGAgaggatcttgtcgagaATCTCCGTCGGGAGATCGGGAAGCTGAACCATGGTCAAAATGAGAGCCCCGTCTTAGTGAAAGAAAGATAGGAGAGAAATGCGCTGAGAGACGAGTTATTTGGGTCTTGAGACTGAAGATAATGAACgcggagaagagaaaggaagCAGCGAAGTTACGGCCCAGAGGTTTTAGACATAGGTCGATCACCTGATCGCAAGAACAAGGATACAAAAGACCCTTGATGCTGTCAGCTTCACCATCATCCTTGGCATAAGCAGAGCCCCTCTCATCACGCCAGTTTGACTCAATCTAGTATAGCTACCCACAATGCCCTCGCTTCATGACTTGGCCATGCCCTCACATATGCTGGTGTTATAGGCCTCGGTACGTATAGATTTAAACTCAGCCAATGGCCGAAGAGAGAATATTCAACAAACTAAACTTTCTTCAACGATTGTTCAATCTTTAACACACATCAAGTATCTGGACATCTATAGCTAGCTTTTGAACCCAATGAGACTAGCTACTCTCCTGGGTGGCTATCCAAAGCTACAAGTGCCGCCATTCTCTCCTACCGTTTCTttagcttcttcctctccttcttcgTCATGCCTTGCACTGGCGGCTGATCCGGAATAGTTACAGGTTGCTGCTTCGACAACCAGAAATCCCAAGGGTTATGTTGGGTCGACGGTTGCGGGTCTGCCTCTTCGGACGCCTAATTACTATCAGCTTGTGAGAGGAGGATTTCGTTTGGATAGGCTATCATACAAACGGTGGTTCTTCGGAGGGAATGTCCCCTTCGTAATAACTGTCCTCTGCTGGAGCCTCAGCTGGAACCTCCAAGTCAGAAGTATCGTCCGAATCCGAGTCTGGTGCTGGCTCAGCATCTGAACGAGAGTCGAACCCATCGAGATCTGGCCCGTCCTGATCTAGGTCTTTTGAATTTCTAATTAGCTGCAAACATCGCATTTTCTGTCTGGATGTTACCTACCAAAAAATCCAAAATCCGCGAATTGTCTGCAGATTTGCATGCCACCCTCAAACACCGCGAGCTCCGTCGCAAGTTCTTTGCGGGTTGCTCGACTGACCTCTGTTTCTCCAGCAACTTGGTCCAGCTCGTCGTCAGACATCTCCGAAACGCTAACGGGGTCGATCATCTTGCCAAGCTCGACAACCAGAATACCCTCAATGGCCTCCACAGCGACATCGTCGATGAATCTCTTCATGGCCACCTAAAATGGGTGAGCATTCGTTTGAGACCACAAGTCCTGCAATGGATTCAAACCTTGTAATACGACTCGAGAGCATCAAGTACCTCCTGGGCTGCAAAGTGGCTCATGTTCGACTTTGGTGGGGTGGCTAGGTCCTTGGCCACGACCTTCAGGTCAACAGTTGACTGGAGGTATGTGTTGCTCATGATAACCTCCTTTCCCAAAAAGTATCTCTTCAGGATGTTCAACATCTCCTCTGTTCGTCGTTCCGCTCTGACTTCCTGCAGAGTGTCGGTGAAGGCATCATTGTAAGTGATTGGGTGACCCTCCTGGTGCTGGCTGAGAAGCATCTCTACCCTTTCGTTGAGTGCCTTGAAGATCTTGTCGAGTTTCGGCACAAGAAGGAACTCCTGCAAGGTCTCTACAGTGCTCAAGTTGGAGGTATGCTTCACAACATGTCGTAGAAAGTCGCGAACACCATCCCAGACGTTCACCACGTGGGCTCGGGCGAGGCCTTCCCAAGGGGAGGACTGTTCTCTGAAAAGATCGGCCACAATCATAGGATTGAACATACCAGGCAGCTCTCTGCCGCGGCTTCTTTCCATAAGCTTGACAATCTTGTCAAGGTAGCCTTGTCGAGTTGTTGTAGGGTTCTCACCAGCGAATCCTGGTACCTTCTTGTCGCTGATTCGGATATACATTCCCCTCTCGTCTAGATCCCTGGCGAAATCCAGAGCAAGGTTTTGGATGACGGCTCGCAAGCGTTTCTGGTATCCTTTCTTGGACATGGCATCTTCAAAGAAGGGGTTTGTGTAGTTTCCCTCTGTCGCAGCCTTGACAATAGCCTGAAAGTCCTGGCCGATCTGGATCAGATACGTCCTCTGTTGACGGGCGGTAACCCTTGGCTGGCCTAGCTTGTCGAGTTGGTCTTGACACAAGGCAGCCTTGGCGGAAATCTCAGAGATCAGATCGGGGAGCTCGGAGGAGATTTTTTGAACAAGCAGCTGACTGAGCCTGTTTCTGAGCGGTTCGATGCCCCAGTGAGATGCCCTGATAGACACCCAGCTTTCCTTAGAGAAGAACTCTCTTTCCCTGGCGTCCCGCTCTTCTGGGGCCCAGGTGTCCTTTTCAGAGTCCCAGTTTCGAAGAAGATGCCAACCTAGGCGAAGCTCGACATCTTTGTTCTTGACCAGATCAATGAAGCTTTGTTCATTCTTAGTGCCACCAATGAGAGTGTCGGGCTTTGTGATGACTCCCAAGGTACGGTTTCGCTTAGGATCAGCCTGCTGTGCCAACTGCAGAACAACTTGATTTGGAATGTCGTTTTTTGCAGATACGACAGCAAGGATGATGCTCCGTGGCTGCTTCATGTAACCCTTAACAACCTTCCTGATCATCTCGATATCGGCTCTCGACTGACTTTTGGTCTCGGAATGGATGAGGCCGGGCAAGTCAACTATAGTGAGATGAGGACGGTCGGGGCCGCTGATCTCGATGCGAAGGATGTCGTTAGAGAAAGCCTTGCCCTGGGTTGTGATGCCCATGGCAGCCTTCGCACTGTTGATCAACTTGGGGAGCTCGTCAAAGGCGTCAAGAGTTTCCTGGAAACCAGCCAGGGTCTTTCGCTCAGCCTCTGGGCGGGAATGATGCGGGACAATGCGAACATTGACACTATGCTGAGCGGTCTTTCGCAAAACCAGCTCAGTGGGGAATCGGGTGCAGGTATTGGTCTCGACTGGAAAGGAGACGCCTGAGATGGCTTCAAGGACGGAACTCTTGCCGGAAGATTGATCACCACAGACGATGATCtgagggagggagatgtAGTGACTGATGCCATGAGAACGGAGGGAGTCGATGGCATCCAGGAGTTGAAGTTTCTCCTTGGAGCAAAGACCGCTGAGGCCGTCGGAGGTGAGCTTGGTCATGACCATGCCgacgttgatgatgagaaaAGGTTTGAGTTGGAAGAATTATCTAGCCCTCCTGGCCAGCTTTTATAACCATATTTCTCGACATCAGCCTCTAGGAAGAGGGGTTGGAGTTTGTTGGGCCGTGTCTGCGGGAGGCCGGCCGTGGTCAGCCAAGCCGCGAATGATTTGCCCACGTCCGGTTTGATGAGCGCAGAATGATCAAAGTGGAAAAGCAGGCGTCAATAGGATCGATATGATATGTCCGATTGCTTGATCCCGTCATTTGTCCTTGCCGGGATCGGTCACCTTGGTTATCGGCCAAGTACCTATGCCAAGCCAGAACCTTCGCGGGAGGGCGCTACACTCAAATTGGAGGTGGGAAGCATGCAATGATCTGACCCGGTGGGAGTTGGATGGCAAATAAAAAACAGATACCAAGACAACAAGCGAGCGGCGATCCCGATGATATAGTCGATACGACTCAGGCGAGTTTGCTGAGGATACGCTGGGCTAGTGTATTTACTATAGTGATATTCTCTAGCCAGGTTGCCTTGATCTACCTTTTGGGTATGTTATGAGGTTAAAGTACTTCAATAGTGATATTATCTGGCTGGTTTTTCCCGATCGTCGTCACACACATACAGCCACATCTCGGCCAAGTCTAGATAATAGCCAGCCAGCACAATGCTAAGAATACAAGGCGATACAAGTATTCCAATACTTGTGATTATGCTAGAATTGGGAACCAGAGGCGAGCCCTGGAGAAGTTGAGTTCTGACATAGAGACCTGAGACTTGACGGGGAACATCACTGTGCGATGATACATTGGGGAGCAGCGATATGCGCTCCCAGTTGTCAAGTCTCCCAGCAAGCTCAAAAAAATCTCTCAAGTTGTATGTTGAGCTAATCATTCTGTATAGAGTGAATGAGCAGCTAACATTTTGGATAGATAGCATCAAAGAGCTTGGCGACTGATTGTGTGATTTAGCTCAGTTGATTCCTAGGTGCCTTAAAGCCAGTTGTCCAGGGAGAAGAGTCTGAACAGATGTCTACCATTAGAAGATGAGAGTGGCCTAGTAGAAGCAAAGCCTTTTTGGGGGACAAGAGGTGATAACCAGACAACATGCCGGTGATTTGGGCAGTGCTTAAGAGCAGCACATGGAATTGGCTTTGAATAGAGATACAAATGACTCTCTCGCGAAAGTTTCCATATAAGCTATGATGCTCCGTTCGAATAAAGCAAAAGAGACTCTTGGACACTCCAATTTGTCGCAATGATATGGTGTTCCTGTAAGCGAGCTTGATCTGTAACTACCTGCATCGAAAGATGCCTGCAACCCTGCCAAGTTGTTATCAGATTGCCAAGAAAGTGATAAGTAATGTACACACTGCGTAAGCACGGTTATCAGCCAAACAAACCGTGCGACTATAAAGCTTCATTTCCCAAGTAACGTAACGCAGGACGATTACTCACTCTGACCCGAAGCGAAGGCAGCAACCTGCAACTCTGAACCCTATGGATTTCAGCCGTGAATCCTTCCTCGCTTAGAGCAATTGAAACGGCGCGCGGCAGGGACCAAGGAATCTTGTACGGCTTCTTCGGATGCGAAATCGATCCCGTTTGGTTATGTCGCACCATCGAGGCCCACATCTCATTTAACTGGTGACGCCTCAAAAAGAGGCCGCCAGCTTCAGACATCATACATAACCTCTGAATAGATAACGAGATCAATTAGCAAGAGAACCTACTGTGGCTCACTTTGTATAACTCTATCTTCAAGTTTATTATACCTGTTGTGCATAAACACTTCACCATGTCGGAAAAGGCCGAGTTTCTGCGGTTCGCAAGTGAGTCAACCCCCTACCCTAAGCCACAACCGCATTAACACTCGTCAGGTCCAAATGAGATGCGAACGATTGTCCGAGAGGATCTCGGCTTCTATCACGCAGTCATAATCGGCGCCGTCTATGAGTTTGAGGACGGCTTCGATGTCAAGTCGCCTCGCTCCTACTTTGCGCCCCTGAAGAGCTGCATTGACCAGCATCCCTTCTTCAGCGTCACTGTTGGCGACAGACACACAGAGAAGGCGTTCTACCAGCGCGTGCCCAGCATCAATCTCGAGGATCACATCACTATTGTTGATGATCCGAATGTCGCCGCTGACCCTTTGGGTGCGATTGGCAAGGTGCTGGTTCCTGAGCTGGACCTCCCGTTCACCGCCGGCAACCCACCGTGGAGGATCGTCGTGCTACCTTTGAAGCCGTCGGAATGCTTCATCGCGTTCTCATTCTCCCACATGATTGGCGACGGCCCGACAGGAATTGCCTTTCACAAGACTTTCCTGGCCGCGTGCAAAGGGACTCCTGTTGTCGAGCCTACAGCCATTGTCACACCTGCAGCAACCCCACTGGCAGAGCCCTTCGATACACCCGAGAGACTTCCTATCTCGTGGAAATTCCTCCTTGAGCCCCTTATCGCGTTGTTCATGCCAAACTTCCTCGTCAAGCTGCTTGGCATGCGTCTCGGGGCATCCACCGTCAACGAGGGCACGTTCACCGGTGGCATCATGACCTACAACCCAGAAAAGTACTACACCAAGCTCAGGATTCGGGAG is a window encoding:
- a CDS encoding Zn(2)-C6 fungal-type domain-containing protein; its protein translation is MDRRPATRSSLACIPCRNQHLRCDAVSPSCSRCQGLSRPCSYPESRRTGRSRARKPTSQSPLSVSTPTQSLLEDCGLLQTNSNPRVFTTVSDFGGSPGFDTLLNLYYQRFHCSHPFVLPKAALKDILTAETPSAQQLISVMRYIGSFYTDPPSNQNHLVDINTGSSDVVDGFSVQATLLMSLAKSMCSEQAPSEELLTKAIQQAKSIGMHAKAFADAVEAYSPVLAESWRRTWWMIYVVDSNFSVIRRDHRTTLNSADYDVGLPCEDHEYFLMEIPRGAPSWQDYCNREFALEDKNFSSFAYFIDANDIFVSSLRASYEFQDISEAEILCDNLEATIAGWFLMLPATKRGLCIKPATVDQLMFQAYMMMYTSITYIHRPLSTLRYNVAEDISSCGSPPPPLASATGIHSPLDGRTHLEKLLEAIQKQNQCLITLPVEAVQISPFTICMIACCTIAHLVAYKSALGPREADVARSRIRVCIGTLRHYEEIWPRAKKILRELKCIAHTIMESVAMPPLPLADCEMLVEQESITVDLLEEEWLHAFARDDGLSV